The nucleotide window CGCAAGGAGTGCGGCTATCGGGCGAGGAGATTATTTCTCGGTTAGCTGGGAAGACGATGCTTTGTCCTATAGCCTATGGTGATCCCTGCGCCATAGATATTCAGAGTGATGGGCAGTTAAACGGCAAAGCTGGCTACGCGAACGAGGATTGTGATAGCGGTGAGTGGTGGATTGAAGGCAGCTATTGGTGTCGCCGTTGGACTCGGTGGGCTTGGGGTGAAGCCGGCAGGTACCATGTAGTCTTGCTTGATAATGTCTTCAAACTCTTTGACGAACAGGGGCGATTAATTGATCAGGGCATCCTAGTTAATAGTGATACCTTAGCAACCACTTCCGAGGACGATCGGCTTCAGGCAACCAACTGGACTAAAACGCAAGCGTTATCTGGCTCTAACGCCTAGCTTGCTAAACCGCTGTAATAGAAAGTAACAATAAAACGATAATTTTCTATTAGGTGGTGTACATGAGTCACTTCTCCATCGCGGGCCTTCAGCTTGAGTTGACAGCCGGCGACAATCGCCGGCAAATCAAAAAAGAAATTCTAAAAACCAAAGCCATTTTCCCTTGGGTGGATATGATCATCTTGCCCGAGCTTGCCAGCTTTGGGACTAACCCCGAGCTCGCGGAAAACCATCCGAGTGAAACTGAACAATTCTATTCGGAGCTCGCTAAAGAGCTAGCTATATGGCTAGTTCCTGGATCGATGTTTCAGCGAGAAGGCGAGGATGTTTTCAATGTTGCTCCAGTCATTAACCCTGAAGGCGAAGTGATTGCGCGTTATCGCAAAATCTACCCCTTCTACCCCTATGAAAAAGGGGTTAGCTCAGGTGACAAGTTCGTCGTCTTCGATGTACCGAATGTCGGTCGATTTGGCGTCAGCATTTGCTACGACCAGTGGTATCCAGAGGTTACACGTAATCTGACTTACTTAGGTGCTGAAGTCATTATTTGCCCCACTCTAACTGGCACCATTGATCGCGAGGTCGAACTGGCGATCTCTAGAACAAATGCCACGATTGGCCAGTGTTATTTCTTGAATGTGAATGCTGCAGGAGAGTTAGGTGTTGGCCAATCAATACTCTGTGGGCCGGATGGTGCGGTACTTCATCAAGCCAGTATTGGTAGGGAATTAATGCCTATTGAACTGGACCTTGAGCATGTCCGCCGTGTGCGTGAGCGCGGCATGTTCGGCCTAGGGCAAACCATCAAAAGCTTCCGAGACAACCCCATTGTGTTCGACTGCTATCAGCCAAACGCTGACAAGCAAAAGGCATGGTCTTCGTTGGGTGAGCTTGAAGTACCTAAACAGTTGAAGCGCTAACTGGACTCATAAATTGCGGTCAACTGGTACTACTCGTAAAAAACGCGATTCGATAGTTTAAATAAACATCAAAGGGATATGACGCTGGTACTAGGTCAATACGATAAGAATTATATTTAGTGGAGTGAATAACCATGGTTGGTAATCGTTTTCAAACAAATCAGTTGGCGGCAGCTATTGCTACCGTCGCAACACTCGGGGTAAGCGCTGTAGCGACGGCTCAAGAAGCAGGTATGCTAGAAGAGGTGGTCGTAACAGCCTCGGCACGAGCGCAAGCCGTGGAAGACATCCCCTATAACATTTCATCCATGAGTGGCGATCAGATTGAAGCGCGGAATATTACTGACCAGGCTGAGCTACTGCGCTCGATGTCTGGGGTCTCGGTAGTCGATCGCGGTTACCGCAACTCAGGTACGGTAAACAGTATTATCATTCGTGGTCTTAACGTTGATAACGGTCTGAACGGTGATATCGCGTTAAACGCGGTACCAACGGTTTCAACCTATGTTAACAACACGCCGCTTTATGCCAACTTTGTTCTTAAGGATATTGAACGCGTTGAAGTGCTTCGTGGCCCGCAGGGTACTCTTTACGGTTCTGGTGCCCTAGGGGGTACGGTTCGTTACATTACCAATGAGCCTAGCACTGAAGGCTTCGAAGCAAAAATTTCGGGCGACTACAGTGTGACCGATGGCTCGGAAGGCAATAACCAAAACATTGATGCGATGGTGAATATCCCAATGGGCGATAGCTTAGCTCTTCGCGCCAGTGTAGGTCGTATCGAGAATGACGGTATTGTAGATTACGTTAACGCTTATCAAACTAATTCCTATGGTGAGCCACTGGTCGATACCGGTTCCGGCTGTGAAGACCCTCGCTCGGCCTCAGACGCCGATGTCATCAGCAGCGGCGCTTGCTACGAGAAAGTTGAAGATGCTGACTGGGTTTCTATCGACTACGCCAAGTTAGCGGTTAAGTGGGATCTATCTGATACCTTTAGCGCAACGCTTAGCTACCAAACTCAAAGTGATGAAACGGGCGGCCGCCGAGCGGTAACGCTTGGTAATAATGGTCAGCCGGCAGGCTCGGCGCTCTACTTCGAGTACGGTAAGTACGACTCGGGTCAGGTTCTATTGGAGCCAAGCGAGCGTGACGTAGAGTTGACCTCACTGGATCTGGAGTGGGACCTAGGTTTTGCTACTTTAACGTCCAACACCTCTAACTATGACCACACCGGTCGCGGCGATAGTGATAACGGTGGTCTATGGGTATCAGGTGGTCAAGTTGATCCCGCTGCAAGTCGCGACTGGATTGACACCTTCGGCTACAGCGGTTGGCCTCGACCAGCACAGCGTGCTGAGCGTGGTTACGATGACTCGGCGCTAATTCAGGAGTTCCGCTTGGTTTCAAATGATAGTGATAGTGCTATCGACTGGTTGGTTGGTGCGTTCTACATGGACCAGGACCAGCATGTATTCCAAAACAGCTGGAACCCCGGCATGAATGAGTATCAGCAATCCTGTGCTGCAACCATGGATATGTCCTGTGATGGCTTCTGGCCCCACGTTTGGTACACCGGGCAAACTCTGACAGAGCGTGACTTCGAGTACGCCCGTGACGTTTCCTTTAAAGAAACCGCAATTTACGGTGAAGTGACCTACAACTTTAGCGATCGTTTCCGTGTTACTGGTGGCTTCCGCTGGTTCGATAACGAGAGTGTCAACGACACCATTATGGGTTACCCGCTAGTGGAAGGCTGGACTTCACCAATGGTGCCTCAGTCTACGGATAGCGACTCTGACGTACTACTTAAGTTGAACGCTAGCTATGACATCTCCGATGGCATGATGGTCTATGGTACGGTTTCTGAAGGTTATCGTCGTGGCGGTGCTAACGCCGTGCCAAGCCTAGCGAATGGAGATTCATTCGGTGAGCCTAATGCCGAAGCAATCCGCAGTTACGATTCCGATAGCGTTATTAACTACGAGGCTGGTATTAAAGGTCGTTCGGATAGCATGTCTTACACCGTATCGGCGTTCTATGTAGATTGGGATCAACCACAGCTCAACACCACTACCGCTTGGTACGGCTTCTATGTAGCGATGAATGGTGAAGCGGCAAGCACCACCGGTATCGAAGCTGAAGTCGAAGGTTACTTAACGGATACCATGCGCTATCACGTTGGCTACACCTACGTACAGGCTGAGCTAGACGAAGATTTCATCAGCACTCAGACAGGAAGTTTAGTAGCGCCAGCCGGTTCGGTTCTCCCGAGTTCGCCCGATAGTGTTGTGTCATTGAGCTTAGAAGATAGTTGGGCGCTGACCCCAGGAATGGATCTTGTTGCCCGAGTTAATGCCTACGGTCAAAGCGAGTCAGAGAACTTTATTAACGAAGTTAGCTTGCAGAATCAAACCCACGACAGCTTCTTTATCCTGGGTGCTTCGGCAAGTCTAGTGACGGATAGCTGGACGGTTTCTCTGTACGGTAAGAACTTGAGCAACGAAGCCGGTGTAACCGGCGCCTTCCCCGAGGCCTACTGGAGTTACGATACGGGAGTTTTCGAGAACTGGTATGGTAACGGCAATCGTCAGTTTATCATGCAGCCACGTACAATTGGGCTATCAGCAAGCTACACCTTCTAGGTATAGTTGAGTTATAAAACTGGCAATCAAAAAGCCTCGGTTTTGGCCGGGGCTTTTTTTTCACCGCGAGAGACATAAATGGATCATTTGGCAGTGTCAAATTCAAAGGATATGAAAGTGTTGGAGCAGGAGCTTTGGAGCGCATTCGATCGAGGCGATTCCGCCGCTGCGTTACGCTTCGCTCAGCGATTAGGCCGAGAGTTTCCGCGTTTTGCTTCAGGGTGGTATTCCATTAGCCAGCTTGCATACCAGTTAAAGAATTATCAGTTGGCTCAGCAGGCGATTGGCAATGCATTGCAACTAGAGCCGAACTCAGCTGCCTATCAATTACAGGCAGCTAATATGCAGGGTGCTCAAGGTAATCTCGCCGCGGTTCGAGAGCGAATGAGTAAGTTAGCACTGCAACAGTTAAAAACACGCTATCAGCTAGAAACGGCCGCACGACTTTTAGTGGCGGTGGATGAACACCTTGAGGCGCTAAGCTTGTATCGCCAAGTTGTCGCGATCGGGGAGGCTGATGCCCAAGCCTATTTTAACGTGGCAACGGTCTGTCGATTTATCGGTAAGCTGGATGAGGCGCAGCAAATGCTGGCGGCCTGTTTAGCGCTTGCGCCTAAGCACACAGCCGCAAGGTTGCTTGATGCTGGGCTTCGAGCCAAGAGTTCTGATGATAATCAGGTAGAGCTACTCTCGCAATTAGTGGGAGACTATGAGTTGACCCCCCGTCAGCGTGTTGAGGCTGGCTATGGGCTGGCCAAAGAGCTAGAGGATTTGGGCAGTTATGGGTTGTCCTTTGAGCGGCTCAGTGACGCGGCAATGCTCAGGCGACAACATATTAACTATGATTTAGAGGCTGACCTCGCTACGCTCAGCGCTTTGTGCCAGAGCTCGATTGATACGAGTTGGCAGCCCACAGAGGATCGTTGGGCGGGAGAGGGGGCTATGTTCGTACTTGGCCTTCCTCGCTCGGGAACCACTTTGGTTGATCGGGTGCTTAGTGCGCACAGTGAAATTGTATCGCTAGGCGAACCCAACGCTTTTCCTATGGCGCTAAACAGCCTACTCATGAAGACGACTCACTCTTCAAAGCTGAGTCGACAGGAAGCAGTAAATGCCGCGGACAAGCTGAATAAGTCTGAGCTAGCGCGCTCATACCTTTCGGCAATCAATGCGTTACGGGGCGATAGCTCACGGTTCATTGATAAGCTGCCTATGAATTATCTCAATATCGGACTGATTATTAGCGCCCTGCCCAATGCGAAAGTTGTCTTACTCGAGCGCGCTCCGTTGGATGTTATTTACGCTATCTATAAGAATCTATTTGAAGATGCTTACCCGTTTTCCTATGACCTGATCGAACTCACTCGCTATTACATTGGCTATCGAAAGCTAATGCGCTATTGGCTGATGCAGGCGGGAGATCGAATCCACACACTAAGTTATGAGGCGCTAGTGTCACAGCCGGAGGAAACGATCCGCTCGTTGGCGGACTACTGTGAGCTGAGCCTTGAGAAGCCCATGCTCGCCCCGGAAAGCAATCAAGCCGCAAGTACCACTGCTAGTGCGGCTCAGGTTCGGCAATCTATCTATCGCTCTTCCGTGGAGAAGTGGCGACATGTGGCCACAGAACTCGCGCCGGTCATTAAGTTGTTGGAAGATGAGGGGATTAATCCCTATCAGTATTAAAGTAATCGAAAAAAAGCGCTAACGCGTGAGAGTGATCCACTTAGACCATAACAATAATGAACGCCAATCAAGGATAAATACCCTATGACTCAGTTGTCGAGCAACGAATTAACACGCTCAGGATTCCCCAAACTAGAGCGTAACAGTGAATTAGCAAGACTACTGCTTGCCTTCCTGGCTACCGCGGGTATTTTCTACGTAAACATTATGCCCGCGTTAGTGGACGGGCTCATTGATGGCTTAGGCTTTAGCAATCAAGAAGCTGGTTTCGTAGGTTCGGCTAACGTATACGGTGCGGCTCTGGGTGCCTTTGGTGTGGTGTTCTTTATTAAGAAAATCAACTGGAAAGTCAGCGCTTACTTATTGCTTTGTGGCCTCATAGCAATGGATTTGCTCTCGATGCTAGTTTCATCGCCACTGATTATGATGGCTGCTCGTTTCATGCACGGAGTAATTGGCGGGGCGCTTGTAGGGATCGGTTTTGCGGTGATTGCCCGAACCACCAATGCCGACCGTACCTTCGGTTATCTACTGTCGGTACAGTTCGGTCTAGGCGGTGTAGGGCTCATGTATTTGCCGCCGTTGGTCCCGGAATACGGCACAACGGCACTCTTTTTAGCGCTCATAGCCTTCTCTGTGGTCACGCTACTGATGCTGCCATTTTTGGGGGACTATCACCCCGAGGAGTCAGCGGCGACGCCGCTTAAAAGTGTAGGTTCTAAACTCAGCAAGCCGCTGCTGTTGGTGCTGTTTGCCACCTTCTTCTTCCAGGCTGCGAATATGGCCGTCTATGCCTACATCATTGGTTTAGGTCGGGACGCAGGAATCAACATTGATGATATCAGTTCCGCGCTGGGTCAGGCGGCGTGGTTGGGGATTTTAGGGTCTGGCCTGGTGATTATCTTCTCAACACGCTTTGGCCGCGTCCTCCCCTTAACAGTAGGTATTCTGCTAACTGCGATAGGCACCTGGGCGTTTCACTTTAGTGAGCTTTTCTGGGTCTACTGGTGGGCGAACGTTGCGATAGGTATCACCTGGGCATTCGTTATTTCCTACCTGCTCGGCTTATGCGCGGAGTTTGATACCACGGGGCAGATGGCTGCGCTGGCTGGCTTCGCGTCGAAGATGGGCTTAGCGTCAGGACCTATGGCTGCTGCGTTAGTAGTAGGTGACGGTAACTATTCTATGATGCTCAACGCGGCGGTAGTATCGTTGATTATTTGCCTGTTACTGGTCTTGTCACCCGCTCGCTTACTAGACAAAGCCGAGTAGGCACGCCACCATAGCTCTATGAAGCTGATACATCACGGCGCCGCGAAGGGCGTAACAGGTTCCTGTCACGAGCTGCAGACTCCCCATGGAAGTTTACTGGTGGATTGCGGGTTATTCCAAGGTCGGGATAGGAAGCGCCATCGCGCTTCCGGCTTCAACTTCAATATTAACAGCATAGCTGTCCTCCTCGTTACCCATGTGCATATCGACCATGTTGGCCGTATTCCAGAGCTGGTGGCGAGTGGTTTTAGCGGCCCCATTTACTGCACGCGGGCTACTGCAGCGCTGCTGCCTGAAGTCTTAGAGGATGCGATACGTGTTGGTGTGAAGTTGTCGCGAGGTCTAGCAGCCGAACTTCTTGATCGCATTATCACGCTGTTAAAGCCCGTCGATTATGATCATGAGGTAGCTCTACCGGAGTTAGAGGGTACGATTCGTGTTCGCTTTCGTGTCGCCGGACATATTCTCGGCTCAGCATTCGTGGAGGTGTCTTCGCAACATCACTCAGTGCTCTTTTCGGGTGACCTAGGGGTCAAAAATTCGCCACTATTACCTGATGTGGCGGTGCCATCTAACTGCGACCTCGTGGTTATCGAGAGTACTTATGGTGGACGTCACCATGAGGCACGGGAGCAGCGGCACCGACGGCTCAAGTTAGCCCTCGAACGGAGTTTGGAAAACCAAGGTACTACTATTATTCCGGCCTTTAGTATAGGTCGTACCCAGGAGTTACTCTACGAACTAGAACAGATCTTCACGCAGGGTGACCCGCGCTGGGCTCGGATCCCTGTTGTGCTCGATTCGCCCCTAGCCGCCACCTTCACGCAAATTTATGAGCAATTCAGAGACCTTTGGGATGCCGAGGCAAAGGCTTTGTTTGGTCAGCAGCGTCATCCCCTAAGTTTTGATAATCTCATTTGTATTGATAGTTTCGAAGATCATGTGCAGTTGTTGAACCGGCTCCGCCAACGCGAGGAAAGCGCTATCGTCATTGCGGCGGGTGGCATGTGTGAAGGCGGGCGAGTCATCGACTTTTTACGAGAGCTCTTACCGTTGGCGTCTACGGATGTGCTTTTTGTTGGTTACCAAGCTTCCGGAACCCTCGGAAGGAAATTATTTCAGCGGGCATCGGAAGTGACCATCGATGGCGAGTTGGTAGTCGTCAATGCGAATATCTCATCGTTGGGCGGCTACTCTGCCCATGCCGATGAGCAGGGACTGGTCGAATTCATTGCCTCTATGGCCGCTCCGCCGAAGCATATTCGAATTATTCACGGTGAAGCTGATGCTCAGCGTGCATTAGGGCGACGAATTCGTCGCGAGTTTAAGGGTGTTGAGGTAAGCTTGGCGGTATTGCAGTCAGAATTAACATTGGATTGATCGCCCTATGGCTCTAGAAACTTATTCCCTATTACGTGAAATTCAAAATCACGAAGCAATTAGCGGTGCTGCGCTTGGCGATCGCTTCGGCGTCAGTCGAGCGGCGATCTCTAAGCGACTCAAGGAACTCGACGAGCTTGTAGAGACCTTTCCTTCTAAAGGTTATGCGCTGCGAAGTGGCTATCAACTGTTAAGGCTAGAGGCTGTCATCGCGCTGCAGTACCATCATCCCGATTGGCTCATCGACACGCGGTTAGAGGTTGGCTCAACCAATTCTATTTTGGTGGCGGAAGCGCGCGCTGGTGATGCTCGACCAAAGATATTGCTGGCTGAGCGACAAACTGCAGGGCGTGGTAGAAGAGGGAGGGAATGGCAGCAGCCTATTGGTACCGGCCTCTCTTTTAGTCTGCGTTGGCAGTTTGACGCAGGTTTCAATGTGCTCTCAGGGTTGAGTTTGGCGGTAGGAGTTTGGGTGGCCGAAGTACTGCAGCAATTTGGTTTCGACATCTCGCTAAAGTGGCCTAATGATCTCTACTACAACCAGGCTAAGCTTGGTGGAGTGCTCGTTGAAGTCGATGGTGATGTGGATGGTCCAGTGACTGTTGTTGTGGGAGTTGGTATTAATCTTTTAAAAACACCGACCGTCGACCAGCGGGTTACCCACCTAAATTGCTACGACAAGGACGAGCTATTTGTCGCGTTAAGTAATCGATTGATTCGCGGTCTAATGAACTATGAAGAAACTGGCTTTAGGCCGTTAAAGGATGCGTGGATGAACCGGGCTCTGTGGATGAATGAGTTGGTGACGGTCTCCTCAGCAGCGAATCAGCAGCAGGGGACGCTAAAGGGCGTTGATAGTGATGGCTCGTTAATAGTATTGATTGGCGATGAGCTGGTTCACTTTAGCGGTGGCGAACTCAGCTTGCGAGGAACTTCTTGATGCTAGAACTCGACATCGGCAACACCCGCGTTAAATGTCGCCAAGCAAGCGAGCCGACAAACATAATGGTCATCGATGATACAGCTAAGATGCCCGTTTCTGAGCGTGCCCGTTTTGGTTCTGTGCGGAGTGAGCAGCGTACGCGTGAACTGCTAGCGCCTTTAATTATGTCGGGAGTTGAGTGCCTTAGAGCTACCGTTGCGTCGGTTCCGGCACTACAGTGTGATTATGAGCAGCCTGAGCGCCTAGGCGTTGATCGATGGCTGGCAGCGCTC belongs to uncultured Umboniibacter sp. and includes:
- a CDS encoding carbon-nitrogen hydrolase family protein — its product is MSHFSIAGLQLELTAGDNRRQIKKEILKTKAIFPWVDMIILPELASFGTNPELAENHPSETEQFYSELAKELAIWLVPGSMFQREGEDVFNVAPVINPEGEVIARYRKIYPFYPYEKGVSSGDKFVVFDVPNVGRFGVSICYDQWYPEVTRNLTYLGAEVIICPTLTGTIDREVELAISRTNATIGQCYFLNVNAAGELGVGQSILCGPDGAVLHQASIGRELMPIELDLEHVRRVRERGMFGLGQTIKSFRDNPIVFDCYQPNADKQKAWSSLGELEVPKQLKR
- a CDS encoding TonB-dependent receptor; amino-acid sequence: MVGNRFQTNQLAAAIATVATLGVSAVATAQEAGMLEEVVVTASARAQAVEDIPYNISSMSGDQIEARNITDQAELLRSMSGVSVVDRGYRNSGTVNSIIIRGLNVDNGLNGDIALNAVPTVSTYVNNTPLYANFVLKDIERVEVLRGPQGTLYGSGALGGTVRYITNEPSTEGFEAKISGDYSVTDGSEGNNQNIDAMVNIPMGDSLALRASVGRIENDGIVDYVNAYQTNSYGEPLVDTGSGCEDPRSASDADVISSGACYEKVEDADWVSIDYAKLAVKWDLSDTFSATLSYQTQSDETGGRRAVTLGNNGQPAGSALYFEYGKYDSGQVLLEPSERDVELTSLDLEWDLGFATLTSNTSNYDHTGRGDSDNGGLWVSGGQVDPAASRDWIDTFGYSGWPRPAQRAERGYDDSALIQEFRLVSNDSDSAIDWLVGAFYMDQDQHVFQNSWNPGMNEYQQSCAATMDMSCDGFWPHVWYTGQTLTERDFEYARDVSFKETAIYGEVTYNFSDRFRVTGGFRWFDNESVNDTIMGYPLVEGWTSPMVPQSTDSDSDVLLKLNASYDISDGMMVYGTVSEGYRRGGANAVPSLANGDSFGEPNAEAIRSYDSDSVINYEAGIKGRSDSMSYTVSAFYVDWDQPQLNTTTAWYGFYVAMNGEAASTTGIEAEVEGYLTDTMRYHVGYTYVQAELDEDFISTQTGSLVAPAGSVLPSSPDSVVSLSLEDSWALTPGMDLVARVNAYGQSESENFINEVSLQNQTHDSFFILGASASLVTDSWTVSLYGKNLSNEAGVTGAFPEAYWSYDTGVFENWYGNGNRQFIMQPRTIGLSASYTF
- a CDS encoding tetratricopeptide repeat-containing sulfotransferase family protein; the protein is MSNSKDMKVLEQELWSAFDRGDSAAALRFAQRLGREFPRFASGWYSISQLAYQLKNYQLAQQAIGNALQLEPNSAAYQLQAANMQGAQGNLAAVRERMSKLALQQLKTRYQLETAARLLVAVDEHLEALSLYRQVVAIGEADAQAYFNVATVCRFIGKLDEAQQMLAACLALAPKHTAARLLDAGLRAKSSDDNQVELLSQLVGDYELTPRQRVEAGYGLAKELEDLGSYGLSFERLSDAAMLRRQHINYDLEADLATLSALCQSSIDTSWQPTEDRWAGEGAMFVLGLPRSGTTLVDRVLSAHSEIVSLGEPNAFPMALNSLLMKTTHSSKLSRQEAVNAADKLNKSELARSYLSAINALRGDSSRFIDKLPMNYLNIGLIISALPNAKVVLLERAPLDVIYAIYKNLFEDAYPFSYDLIELTRYYIGYRKLMRYWLMQAGDRIHTLSYEALVSQPEETIRSLADYCELSLEKPMLAPESNQAASTTASAAQVRQSIYRSSVEKWRHVATELAPVIKLLEDEGINPYQY
- a CDS encoding MFS transporter, translated to MTQLSSNELTRSGFPKLERNSELARLLLAFLATAGIFYVNIMPALVDGLIDGLGFSNQEAGFVGSANVYGAALGAFGVVFFIKKINWKVSAYLLLCGLIAMDLLSMLVSSPLIMMAARFMHGVIGGALVGIGFAVIARTTNADRTFGYLLSVQFGLGGVGLMYLPPLVPEYGTTALFLALIAFSVVTLLMLPFLGDYHPEESAATPLKSVGSKLSKPLLLVLFATFFFQAANMAVYAYIIGLGRDAGINIDDISSALGQAAWLGILGSGLVIIFSTRFGRVLPLTVGILLTAIGTWAFHFSELFWVYWWANVAIGITWAFVISYLLGLCAEFDTTGQMAALAGFASKMGLASGPMAAALVVGDGNYSMMLNAAVVSLIICLLLVLSPARLLDKAE
- a CDS encoding MBL fold metallo-hydrolase, which encodes MKLIHHGAAKGVTGSCHELQTPHGSLLVDCGLFQGRDRKRHRASGFNFNINSIAVLLVTHVHIDHVGRIPELVASGFSGPIYCTRATAALLPEVLEDAIRVGVKLSRGLAAELLDRIITLLKPVDYDHEVALPELEGTIRVRFRVAGHILGSAFVEVSSQHHSVLFSGDLGVKNSPLLPDVAVPSNCDLVVIESTYGGRHHEAREQRHRRLKLALERSLENQGTTIIPAFSIGRTQELLYELEQIFTQGDPRWARIPVVLDSPLAATFTQIYEQFRDLWDAEAKALFGQQRHPLSFDNLICIDSFEDHVQLLNRLRQREESAIVIAAGGMCEGGRVIDFLRELLPLASTDVLFVGYQASGTLGRKLFQRASEVTIDGELVVVNANISSLGGYSAHADEQGLVEFIASMAAPPKHIRIIHGEADAQRALGRRIRREFKGVEVSLAVLQSELTLD
- a CDS encoding biotin--[acetyl-CoA-carboxylase] ligase — its product is MALETYSLLREIQNHEAISGAALGDRFGVSRAAISKRLKELDELVETFPSKGYALRSGYQLLRLEAVIALQYHHPDWLIDTRLEVGSTNSILVAEARAGDARPKILLAERQTAGRGRRGREWQQPIGTGLSFSLRWQFDAGFNVLSGLSLAVGVWVAEVLQQFGFDISLKWPNDLYYNQAKLGGVLVEVDGDVDGPVTVVVGVGINLLKTPTVDQRVTHLNCYDKDELFVALSNRLIRGLMNYEETGFRPLKDAWMNRALWMNELVTVSSAANQQQGTLKGVDSDGSLIVLIGDELVHFSGGELSLRGTS